A window of Exiguobacterium sp. FSL W8-0210 genomic DNA:
AAGCAGTTGAAACACCAATCCTCCTTTTCAATAAAGATGAATTAAAAGAAGCGCCAACTTCAATGGATGACCTATACAAGCTTTCTACTGAAAAGAAAAAAGACGGTCAGTACGGTTTCCTCGCACTTTGGGATAACTTCTACTTCGCACACGGTCCAATCGGTGGCTACGGTGGTTATGTCTTCAAAGATAACGGTGGCAAATTGGATCCGGCAGATATCGGCTTGAACAATAAAGGTGCCGTCGAAGGTATGGATTACATTGGAAAATGGTACAAAGAAGGTCTCTTCCCGAAAGGTCTCATCGGTGGTGGCGGTGCTCAAGCGATGGATCAACTCTTCGGTGATAAAAAAGCAGCAGCTGTCATGAACGGTCCTTGGGCTGTTGCAGGATATAAAGAAAAAGGCATCAATCTTGGAGCGTCTGAACTTCCGAAACTTCCAAACGGTGAGCCAATCAAAACATTCGTTGGTGTAAAAACGTACGCGATTTCAGCATACTCGGAAAATGCAGAGTGGGCTGAGAAGTTCTTGGCATCACTCACTGGTGAAGAAAACGCTAAGACAATGTTCGAAAAATACAACGAGATCCCACCAGTCACTGCACTTCAAGAAGATGCAGCAATCAAGGACAACGAAGTCGCAGCAGCAGTGTTCGCACAAGCGAAAAACGGTGTACCAATGCCAAACATCGCTGAGATGGGTCAAGTTTGGGAACCAATGGCAGCAGCACTTCAGCTTGTTGCAACAAACAAACAAGACGCGCAAAAATCAGCTGATGACGCTGTCAAACAAATCAAGCAACAAATTGAAGCTAACAATCAATAAGCGTAAGTGGAACGCATGAATCCATGACAAAGAGATAAAGAGAGGGGGATCTTGGATTCCCCCTCATCTTTATGGTTGGAAGAGAAGCCTGAGGTCAGACATGACCTTTGGAAAGGAGAACGGACGATGGCTGCGATTGCAACACCACACCCGACGAATCCAACGCCTGAAAAAAAGACGAACCACCGCACGATTGCGGCGCTGATGTCAATCATTCCAGGAGTAGGACAACTATACAATAAACAGTTCCTTAAAGGCGCGACGTTTTTCGTCGTCGTACTATCATATTTTCTCGTCAACTTTGAACTGTTCTTCAAAGGAGCCGGAAATGGTCCTGGCGATCGCGGAGCGATCTGGGGCTTGATTACACTCGGTGAGGTACCAGGCGTAAGAGGGGATCACTCGATCTTCCTGATGGTCGAGGGCATCATTGCCTTGATTTTACTTATCTTTGGTATAGCCATTTACGTCTGGAACTTTATCGATGCGTATCGAATCGGTAAGTTACGTGACATGAACCTCGAAGTACCTTCCTTGAAGATGCAACTACGGAACTTCCGCGATAACGGGTTCCCGTACGCGATGTTGATTCCTTCATTAGTGCTTTTAGTGTTCACGGTCGTCTTACCATTGATCTTTACTTTCTTGATTGCCTTTACAAACTATAAGTTCAACAACTCGCCTCCAGCGAAATTAGTCGACTGGATTGGGATTCAAAACTTCTTGAATATCTTCACGGTCGATATTTTCCGCGATACGTTCGTCAGCGTTCTCGGCTGGACGCTTGTCTGGACCGTCGCTTCAACGACAGGAGTCATCGCGATCGGTATCGGTCTCGCAGTCTTACTGAACCAAAAAGGACTCAAAGGAAAACGATTCTTCCGTTCCATCTTGATCCTGTCATGGGCAGTACCAGCTTTCATTACAATCTTGATCTTCCGCTCGATGTTTAATGAAACATTCGGTGTTTTCAATACGACGTTACTACCAGCAATTGGTCTTAATAATGGTATCGAGTGGATGACAGATCCAACGTATACGAAGCTTGCCTTAATCGGGATCCAGTGGTGGTTAGGTTTCCCGTACATCATGACGCTGACGACAGGGATCTTGCAGTCGATTCCAGAGGATCTCTATGAAGCAGCAACAATCGACGGAGCAACTTCTGGCGAGAAATTCCGTTTGATCACATTGCCGATGATTCTTTTCGCAACAGCACCGATCTTGATCACACAGTATACGTTTAACTTCAATAACTTTAATATCATCTATCTATTCAACAATGGTGGACCGGCAGTACCAGGTCAATCAGCTGGTGGAACGGATATCTTGATTTCGTGGATTTACAAATTGTCGCTTGGCTCGAACCCGCAGTATGGATTCGCAGCAGCGATCACGCTTGTGTTGTCGTTCTTCATCATGACGATTGCCGTCATTCAGTTCAAGCGTTCAAAATCATTCAAAGATGAGGATATGATCTAATATGAGAAAACAAAACCGAATCAACATGGCGTTGTCATATCTCATTTTGACGGTCGCCTCCATCATTATCGTCTATCCACTCCTTTGGGTCGTTGGTACTTCACTTAACCCAGGGAAAAGTATTACATCGGATATCTTCCCAAGTAATCCGACTTTGATTCACTACTTCGATTTGTTCGATCCGTCAAAAACGGATTATGGCATGTGGTATTTAAACACAATCAAGATTGCCGTCATCACGATGGTCGTCTCCGTCTCGCTAATCACGTTAACAGGATACATTTTTTCACGCTATCGCTTCGTTGGTCGGAAAAATTCACTCATCTTGTTCCTCGTGTTGCAGATGGTACCGCAATTCGTTGCCATTATTGCGATTTATGTCTTGCTTAATATGTTAGAATTGTTTGATACGCATCTGGCGCTCATCCTACTCTACTCGGGTGGCGCGATTCCAATGAATACGTATCTTGCAAAAGGATATTTCGATACGATTCCAAAAGAACTCGATGAGGCGGCACGGATGGATGGTGCCGGTCACTTACGAATCTTCTGGCAAATCATCTTACCGCTCGCAAAACCGATGGTCGCCGTCATCGCGTTGTTCAACTTCATGGCACCATTCAACGACTTCATTTTAGCATCGCTCGTCCTGCGTTCTCCTGAGAAACAGACACTTGCGGTCGGGTTGTACAACATGGTGTCGGAGCAGTTCGACAATAACTTCACGTTATTTGCGGCAGGTGCCGTATTATCAGCAGTTCCAATCGTTCTTCTCTTCTTCGCATTCCAGCGCTTCTTCGTGTCTGGATTGACAGCAGGTGGAACGAAAGGATAATCATAAGGGGGAAATCAGCGGCATGAGACGAGGCATAATGCTTCTCCTCTTGCCGCTTCTCTTGTCTATCGGGCTTCAACCGATGACGGGTGAAGCAGCAGGTTGGGAAAAAGAACGAATGTATTTCATCATGGTGGACCGGTTCGAGAATGGCGATCCGAGTAATGACCGAGAGGCGGATCCTGAAAATCCAAAAGCGTTTCAAGGTGGCGATCTAGCAGGCGTGACGAAACGTCTCGATTACATCAAGGAAAAGGGATTCACGTCGATTTGGTTAACGCCGATCTTTAAGAACCGTCCGAATGGTTATCATGGATACTGGACGGATGATTATTACGAGATTGATCCGCACTTCGGAACAAAGGAAGAGTTTAAACGTCTCGTCAAGGAAGCACATGAACGGGATATCAAGGTCGTCCTTGATCTTGTCGTCAATCATTTAGGACCAAATCATCCAATGGTGAAAGAAAAACCGGAGTGGTTCCATAAAAATCAACCAATCATGAACTGGAATAACCCGTCGGAAGTCGAGAATAACTGGCTGTTCGATTTACCGGACTTCAATACGGAAAATCCGGAAGTCGTCGATTATTTAGTTGATGTCGCAAACTACTGGGTCGATGAAACGGGTATAGACGGATACCGGCTCGATACGGTTCGCCATGTGCCAGCCTCATTTTGGGAAACGTTTATCCCAGCAGTCAAAGAAAAGCATCCAGACTTATTCTTGTTGGCTGAAGTGTTCGATGGAGATCCGCGAAAAATCGCGTCCTATTCAAAATTAGGTTTTGATTCCGTGACGAACTTCCCGTTTTATTATGGAGTCAAGGATCAGTTTGCCCGCAAAAATGGTTCAGCGGAAGAGCTCGATTCAGTTTATAATCGAGATACTACGTTTAATCCGAATGCCAAGGGACTTGCAACCTTCATTGATAATCATGATGTCAAGCG
This region includes:
- a CDS encoding extracellular solute-binding protein; translation: MKKFVAGLSVSVMAIGALAACGGGSDSDSSSSESGSKKPSKIVIWEDTDKAETTKAAAKAFEEKEGVKVEVKEVKMTDQQKKVALDGPAGKGPDIMLLPHDQIGTVVDQGLIAELKDGEKALEPFIDTAKSAVTFDGKVYGYPKAVETPILLFNKDELKEAPTSMDDLYKLSTEKKKDGQYGFLALWDNFYFAHGPIGGYGGYVFKDNGGKLDPADIGLNNKGAVEGMDYIGKWYKEGLFPKGLIGGGGAQAMDQLFGDKKAAAVMNGPWAVAGYKEKGINLGASELPKLPNGEPIKTFVGVKTYAISAYSENAEWAEKFLASLTGEENAKTMFEKYNEIPPVTALQEDAAIKDNEVAAAVFAQAKNGVPMPNIAEMGQVWEPMAAALQLVATNKQDAQKSADDAVKQIKQQIEANNQ
- a CDS encoding carbohydrate ABC transporter permease yields the protein MAAIATPHPTNPTPEKKTNHRTIAALMSIIPGVGQLYNKQFLKGATFFVVVLSYFLVNFELFFKGAGNGPGDRGAIWGLITLGEVPGVRGDHSIFLMVEGIIALILLIFGIAIYVWNFIDAYRIGKLRDMNLEVPSLKMQLRNFRDNGFPYAMLIPSLVLLVFTVVLPLIFTFLIAFTNYKFNNSPPAKLVDWIGIQNFLNIFTVDIFRDTFVSVLGWTLVWTVASTTGVIAIGIGLAVLLNQKGLKGKRFFRSILILSWAVPAFITILIFRSMFNETFGVFNTTLLPAIGLNNGIEWMTDPTYTKLALIGIQWWLGFPYIMTLTTGILQSIPEDLYEAATIDGATSGEKFRLITLPMILFATAPILITQYTFNFNNFNIIYLFNNGGPAVPGQSAGGTDILISWIYKLSLGSNPQYGFAAAITLVLSFFIMTIAVIQFKRSKSFKDEDMI
- a CDS encoding sugar ABC transporter permease, with protein sequence MRKQNRINMALSYLILTVASIIIVYPLLWVVGTSLNPGKSITSDIFPSNPTLIHYFDLFDPSKTDYGMWYLNTIKIAVITMVVSVSLITLTGYIFSRYRFVGRKNSLILFLVLQMVPQFVAIIAIYVLLNMLELFDTHLALILLYSGGAIPMNTYLAKGYFDTIPKELDEAARMDGAGHLRIFWQIILPLAKPMVAVIALFNFMAPFNDFILASLVLRSPEKQTLAVGLYNMVSEQFDNNFTLFAAGAVLSAVPIVLLFFAFQRFFVSGLTAGGTKG
- a CDS encoding alpha-amylase family glycosyl hydrolase, which codes for MRRGIMLLLLPLLLSIGLQPMTGEAAGWEKERMYFIMVDRFENGDPSNDREADPENPKAFQGGDLAGVTKRLDYIKEKGFTSIWLTPIFKNRPNGYHGYWTDDYYEIDPHFGTKEEFKRLVKEAHERDIKVVLDLVVNHLGPNHPMVKEKPEWFHKNQPIMNWNNPSEVENNWLFDLPDFNTENPEVVDYLVDVANYWVDETGIDGYRLDTVRHVPASFWETFIPAVKEKHPDLFLLAEVFDGDPRKIASYSKLGFDSVTNFPFYYGVKDQFARKNGSAEELDSVYNRDTTFNPNAKGLATFIDNHDVKRFITEAKIGGADEEERQLRLALFALYAAPGMPIVYQGTEVAMPGGEDPGNRMMMTFDQNKKMQQYVKTLNEMRQDYPAFATGKQRLIAKTDHMAVYSRETKQQKVIYAINLGEKKTSLRVSAKEVGDDQRLRGLLFSDLVRQDGDAYEITLDANSANSYVIEKSQVNWWSIIAIGAIAPILALILLLVHRKRMQRQTK